The Nitrospira sp. genome contains a region encoding:
- a CDS encoding PilZ domain-containing protein: MTPPDSDNKHESETRGRLRVPVDYPALFTGDEGSGHGTVRNLTLAGGEIESHVQVPVGAHVCLHVHPPGARPPIIIGLAVVRWKHGDRFGLEFVRFEGKAKEQLEDMLNQRDAVD, translated from the coding sequence ATGACACCTCCCGACAGCGACAACAAGCATGAGTCTGAGACCAGAGGTCGACTCCGAGTGCCGGTCGATTATCCTGCCTTATTTACAGGAGATGAAGGGTCAGGTCATGGGACGGTGAGGAATCTGACGCTCGCCGGCGGTGAGATTGAGAGCCATGTCCAAGTCCCCGTCGGGGCGCATGTGTGTCTCCATGTGCATCCTCCTGGCGCTCGGCCCCCGATCATCATTGGTCTGGCCGTCGTCCGTTGGAAGCATGGTGATCGATTTGGACTCGAGTTCGTTCGATTTGAAGGCAAGGCGAAGGAACAGCTCGAGGACATGCTGAATCAGCGAGATGCCGTAGACTAG
- a CDS encoding TlpA family protein disulfide reductase, with amino-acid sequence MKRRLLACGLLTFPVLCVSLVLAAGLFRVGEKAPTFTLTAMTGETISLESYKGKVVVLGLFHICDPCMMQGSTLQKVHESVRGKNVAVLGVNSSGDGKPEVGEFLSGFPAKVTYPYLLDPAKITDKLYGGGRFIPNVYVIDQHGVIRWQRVGNMELAAADVIVAEVEKLLAGGNKM; translated from the coding sequence ATGAAACGAAGACTGCTGGCATGTGGGCTGCTGACCTTTCCGGTGCTGTGTGTTTCTCTGGTTCTTGCAGCCGGATTATTCCGGGTTGGAGAAAAAGCCCCGACCTTCACGCTCACCGCCATGACCGGCGAAACCATATCGCTCGAATCCTACAAGGGTAAGGTCGTGGTGTTGGGATTGTTCCACATTTGCGATCCTTGCATGATGCAGGGGAGTACATTGCAGAAGGTCCATGAGTCTGTGCGAGGCAAGAACGTGGCAGTACTGGGGGTCAATTCGTCGGGCGACGGTAAGCCGGAGGTCGGCGAATTCTTGTCTGGCTTCCCAGCCAAAGTCACCTATCCCTACCTTCTGGATCCCGCCAAGATTACGGATAAACTCTATGGTGGAGGAAGGTTTATTCCAAATGTGTACGTGATCGACCAGCACGGAGTCATCCGTTGGCAGCGGGTCGGCAATATGGAGTTGGCCGCAGCAGACGTGATTGTTGCAGAGGTTGAAAAGCTGTTGGCAGGTGGAAACAAGATGTAA
- a CDS encoding tetratricopeptide repeat protein, whose translation MSLRNGLSEELNRQGNEHFSRGYYTEAYTCYAKALECDRLTGDRRALVATLGNLGNICAVSGRRDAAQAHYQEVLELQKILGDEKGIGTTLANLGNLRADAGEWDRARAYYLEALDLMTKTHDEAAQAVLFSDLGLVARETGQFDEAIQCYERSLALMRRLENLGGVADAWRMIGRTFLIRKRYDDAIACCQTSQSISERLRDELRAGGARYVLAQCYEEMGRLQDAADLLEQVVAMDRKYRLPKLEENTQRLKTLRARLAEQYEPLPRRGMHA comes from the coding sequence ATGAGTTTGCGGAACGGCCTTTCGGAGGAACTGAATCGCCAAGGCAACGAGCACTTCTCGCGAGGGTATTACACTGAGGCCTATACCTGTTACGCCAAGGCGTTGGAGTGTGATCGGCTCACCGGTGATCGGCGAGCCCTCGTCGCCACACTCGGCAACCTGGGCAACATTTGTGCGGTCAGCGGAAGGCGGGATGCGGCTCAGGCGCACTACCAGGAGGTCTTGGAGCTGCAAAAGATTCTTGGTGATGAGAAAGGCATCGGAACGACGCTGGCAAATCTGGGGAATCTCCGGGCGGATGCCGGCGAATGGGACCGGGCACGGGCCTATTATCTGGAGGCCCTCGATCTCATGACCAAGACACACGATGAAGCGGCCCAAGCCGTGTTGTTTTCCGACCTTGGTTTGGTCGCTCGGGAAACCGGTCAGTTTGACGAGGCCATCCAGTGTTACGAGCGGTCGTTGGCACTGATGCGCCGGTTGGAGAATCTGGGCGGCGTCGCGGATGCGTGGCGCATGATCGGCCGCACGTTCTTGATACGAAAACGGTATGACGATGCCATTGCCTGTTGTCAAACCAGCCAATCGATCTCCGAGCGGTTACGCGACGAACTCCGCGCGGGTGGTGCTCGTTACGTGCTCGCTCAATGCTATGAGGAGATGGGACGTCTGCAGGATGCCGCAGATCTGCTGGAACAGGTCGTGGCAATGGATCGCAAGTATCGCCTGCCGAAGCTTGAAGAAAACACGCAGCGCCTGAAGACGCTCAGGGCACGACTGGCCGAGCAATATGAGCCGCTGCCTCGTCGAGGGATGCATGCATGA
- a CDS encoding methyltransferase, producing the protein MMQRIATFDGFRDAISDYRLPRVLLAALELDLFTTVGERSWTIPDLAKELKVSERGLSILCRNLAAAGVLHKKGTIYKNSRLGATALNANHRAYRGGYLNLIRTHWTDWMRLLESVRSGLPIDHDTPDSPDYRRQFTWAMHHRTLEIAPAIAAQLYMGRANTLLDLGGGPGTYAMAFLAKNPKLRATVCDREPALEVAKEIASTHRTGRRLSYLPLDFSRDPITGAYDVIWYSNVLHIYSPEDNQAIFRRALAALMPGGRLIIQDAFLHDREGLYPLEASLFAGSMLLFTEGGNTYSASETAEWLKKAGFVGIKMHPLKKGTGDWEDGILEASAPRPRLRATARRTRSVEN; encoded by the coding sequence GTGATGCAACGCATTGCCACCTTCGACGGGTTTCGCGACGCCATTTCGGACTATCGCTTACCCCGGGTGTTGTTAGCGGCGCTGGAACTGGATCTCTTTACGACAGTCGGCGAACGATCATGGACGATTCCTGATCTTGCCAAGGAACTCAAGGTCAGCGAACGCGGTCTGAGCATTCTTTGTCGTAATCTAGCCGCGGCCGGAGTCCTACACAAAAAGGGAACCATCTATAAGAACAGCCGGCTGGGCGCGACGGCGCTGAATGCCAACCATCGCGCCTATCGCGGCGGATATTTGAATCTCATCCGAACCCATTGGACAGATTGGATGCGACTGTTGGAGTCCGTGCGGAGCGGGTTGCCGATCGATCATGATACTCCCGATAGTCCAGACTACCGCCGGCAATTTACGTGGGCCATGCATCACCGGACTTTGGAGATTGCTCCGGCAATTGCGGCACAACTTTACATGGGTCGTGCTAACACTCTGCTGGACCTCGGCGGAGGGCCCGGCACGTATGCGATGGCATTTCTCGCGAAGAATCCCAAGCTTCGTGCCACCGTGTGTGATCGAGAACCCGCTCTTGAGGTCGCGAAAGAAATTGCCAGCACTCATAGGACGGGGCGGCGGCTTTCCTACCTCCCGCTCGATTTTTCAAGGGATCCGATAACGGGAGCCTACGACGTCATTTGGTACTCCAATGTGCTGCATATTTACTCGCCTGAAGATAATCAGGCCATCTTTCGCCGAGCCCTCGCTGCATTGATGCCGGGTGGTCGACTCATCATCCAAGATGCGTTTCTGCATGATCGCGAAGGGTTGTATCCACTGGAAGCAAGTCTGTTTGCGGGATCAATGCTACTGTTCACGGAAGGTGGAAACACCTACTCAGCCTCGGAGACGGCGGAGTGGTTGAAAAAGGCCGGATTCGTCGGTATCAAGATGCACCCGCTCAAGAAGGGGACGGGGGATTGGGAGGATGGGATTTTAGAGGCATCGGCTCCTCGCCCACGTCTAAGAGCGACCGCCCGCCGAACACGATCAGTAGAAAATTGA
- a CDS encoding DUF393 domain-containing protein yields MDCDKRAESRLDEQVCLLIYDAECRLCVSTKAKLERVRVDQAGTTVRFLAYQSEEAMKALGQDYRPGRPDMAFLIRSSGEVFRGFEAFLPFIPNLPGGKLLRWALRLPFARPLTELGYRMVARHRYRWFGSAKPVEKAEASNSILP; encoded by the coding sequence ATGGATTGCGACAAGCGGGCAGAGAGTCGTCTGGATGAGCAGGTTTGCCTGCTCATCTATGACGCGGAATGCCGACTGTGTGTGTCCACTAAAGCCAAACTCGAGCGGGTGAGAGTTGATCAAGCAGGGACCACCGTTAGATTTCTTGCGTATCAAAGCGAGGAGGCCATGAAAGCTCTGGGGCAGGACTACCGCCCTGGTCGCCCTGACATGGCGTTCTTAATCCGTTCTTCAGGAGAAGTGTTCCGAGGCTTCGAAGCCTTTCTTCCCTTCATCCCTAACCTCCCTGGCGGAAAACTTCTGCGATGGGCATTAAGACTCCCTTTCGCAAGGCCGCTGACCGAATTGGGCTATCGCATGGTCGCGCGCCACCGGTATCGATGGTTTGGCAGTGCCAAGCCAGTCGAGAAAGCTGAAGCAAGCAATTCCATTCTTCCGTGA